The region CAAAGGTCTTGAGCTCGAATTCGGCGTCGAGTTCCAGATCGCGCAGGTTGTTGGCGTGGAGGATTGCCGTAACCAGCAGACCCACCGGCAGGGAAACCAGCCACGGGGTGAGGCTCCACTCGCCGGTGAGCGCGAAGTGCGTGCCGCCGACCATGAGCGGCCCCATCAGAATAAAGACAAGAATGTCACCGGCGCCCCAGTATTTGTACTGCACGGGCTTGGCGGTATAGAGCGCGCCGCCGGCAATACCGACAAGACCCAGCATCACAATGGGCCAACCGCGCAGGATGATGAGCGGCACGCCAAGGTAGGCGGCCAGCCCGAAGGCGACGATCGCCCCGCGGGCGATCTGCTTTGCGGTAAGCTCGCCCGAGACGAGCATCCCGCTGCCGCCCAGCGAAAACTCGTTGTC is a window of Chrysiogenia bacterium DNA encoding:
- the menA gene encoding 1,4-dihydroxy-2-naphthoate octaprenyltransferase, with amino-acid sequence VDVEWGLVPFILLSALALHAGTNLVNDYYDYDLGVDNEFSLGGSGMLVSGELTAKQIARGAIVAFGLAAYLGVPLIILRGWPIVMLGLVGIAGGALYTAKPVQYKYWGAGDILVFILMGPLMVGGTHFALTGEWSLTPWLVSLPVGLLVTAILHANNLRDLELDAEFELKTFAIRLGRERSVKYLDALLIATFALIIALAATGFVPWFSLLALLMVPAARRLSVWAHAAEPGQADPDILKQSGIVHLGVGLLLCAGIALAQLF